A window of the Wolbachia endosymbiont (group A) of Pogonocherus hispidulus genome harbors these coding sequences:
- the ligA gene encoding NAD-dependent DNA ligase LigA, with the protein MTNLEKMREKLQDQINYHNVLYHQKNKPEISDAEYDELKKKLAEIEPEIYATKDSVGAPPDERFSKVEHQEPMLSLENAYDEQGVEKFLSKIKRFLIEDKIEILCEPKIDGLSFSAIYEDGRFVKAATRGDGFVGEDVTHNVATIKGFPKFLQGVQGRLEVRGEIYISNSDFLKLNENDEFANPRNAAAGSLKQLDANITTSRPLRYFAYSLIGGAEKSQSEILNKLEALGFCVNEHQSLTSSLDGMLKFYNEIYNCRYNLDYDIDGIVYKVNDLVLQNRLGNTHKAPRSALAYKFSAVYAKTKLNKIFIQVGRTGVLTPVADLVPVNIGGVLVSRASLHNQDEIKRKDIREGDIVTIKRAGDVIPQIIEVNRDSRLPNTPEFVFPGVCPECGSKVRQVEGEAAVRCPEEFACKAQIIEKLKHFVSKDAFDIVGLGDKQIEFFYDLGLIKQIHDIFTLEERLDEFNLEEQSGWGKKSTVHLLNAIQSRRVITLDRFIFSLGIRFIGQVAAELLADYYVSYDNWYNSMIELSSDNTELVGIDGIGKKVAESLESFFSKEHNIKMLNDLTACLQILSVNTNSSDSVLNNKIIVFTGKLLAMSRGEAKVRAKTLGAKVSSHLSAKTDYLIAGEKPGSKYKKAVELGVEILDEDQWHKVVSLGVFK; encoded by the coding sequence ATGACTAACTTAGAAAAGATGAGAGAAAAACTGCAAGATCAAATAAATTATCATAATGTTTTGTATCACCAAAAAAATAAGCCAGAAATAAGTGATGCTGAATATGATGAACTGAAGAAAAAGTTAGCTGAAATAGAGCCAGAAATTTATGCAACAAAAGATAGTGTTGGTGCTCCACCTGATGAGAGGTTTTCTAAGGTGGAACATCAAGAACCTATGCTTTCCCTTGAGAATGCTTATGATGAACAAGGTGTAGAGAAATTTTTGTCTAAAATAAAGAGATTTTTAATTGAAGACAAAATAGAGATATTATGTGAACCAAAAATTGATGGGTTGTCGTTTTCTGCAATTTATGAGGATGGGAGATTTGTTAAAGCTGCAACTCGAGGTGACGGTTTTGTAGGGGAAGATGTCACTCACAATGTTGCAACAATAAAAGGCTTTCCTAAGTTTTTGCAAGGTGTGCAAGGAAGACTAGAAGTAAGAGGTGAAATATACATCAGTAACAGCGACTTTTTAAAGTTAAATGAAAACGATGAATTTGCCAATCCTCGAAATGCAGCTGCTGGTTCTCTAAAGCAATTGGATGCAAACATTACAACAAGTAGACCACTTAGATATTTTGCTTATTCTTTGATTGGTGGAGCAGAGAAAAGTCAAAGTGAAATACTAAATAAGCTTGAGGCACTTGGTTTTTGCGTAAATGAGCATCAGTCCTTAACGAGTAGTTTGGATGGAATGCTGAAGTTCTATAACGAGATCTATAATTGTCGCTATAACTTGGATTATGATATTGATGGAATAGTCTATAAAGTAAATGATTTGGTACTACAAAATCGTCTAGGGAATACTCACAAAGCACCGCGCTCAGCACTTGCATACAAGTTTTCTGCGGTTTATGCAAAAACAAAGTTAAATAAGATATTTATACAGGTGGGCAGAACAGGGGTTTTAACTCCAGTTGCAGATTTAGTGCCAGTCAATATTGGTGGGGTGCTAGTTAGTAGAGCAAGTCTGCATAACCAAGATGAGATAAAACGTAAAGACATAAGAGAGGGAGATATTGTAACAATCAAAAGAGCAGGGGATGTAATTCCCCAGATCATTGAAGTGAACAGAGATTCTCGTCTTCCAAATACACCTGAATTTGTGTTTCCTGGAGTATGCCCTGAATGTGGTAGTAAAGTACGTCAGGTTGAGGGAGAGGCGGCAGTAAGATGTCCTGAGGAATTTGCCTGTAAAGCTCAAATAATAGAAAAACTAAAGCATTTTGTATCGAAAGATGCATTTGACATTGTTGGCCTTGGTGATAAGCAGATAGAGTTTTTTTACGACCTTGGTCTGATAAAACAAATCCATGATATTTTTACTTTAGAAGAAAGATTGGATGAATTTAATCTGGAAGAACAGTCTGGTTGGGGCAAGAAATCAACAGTTCATTTATTAAATGCTATACAAAGCAGAAGGGTAATAACTCTAGATAGGTTTATATTTTCTTTAGGTATTAGATTTATTGGCCAAGTTGCAGCAGAATTGCTTGCAGATTATTATGTTTCTTATGATAATTGGTATAATTCGATGATTGAACTGTCATCAGATAATACTGAGCTAGTAGGTATAGACGGCATAGGAAAAAAAGTGGCTGAATCTTTGGAATCATTTTTTTCTAAGGAACATAACATCAAAATGTTAAATGATCTTACTGCTTGTCTTCAAATTCTTTCTGTTAACACCAACTCTAGTGACTCTGTTTTAAATAATAAAATTATAGTGTTTACTGGTAAGCTACTTGCTATGAGTAGAGGAGAGGCAAAAGTAAGAGCCAAAACTCTAGGAGCAAAGGTCAGCTCACATCTTTCTGCTAAAACTGACTACCTAATTGCAGGAGAAAAACCAGGATCCAAATATAAAAAGGCAGTGGAATTAGGTGTAGAAATTTTAGATGAAGACCAGTGGCATAAAGTGGTAAGTTTGGGAGTGTTCAAATGA
- the gltX gene encoding glutamate--tRNA ligase, translating into MLTRFAPSPTGYLHVGNVRTALVCWMYTRNQNGKFLLRFDDTDLQRSDVKYINNIIEDLKWIGIDWDASFKQSERFERYNEVFLQLIKEGHIYACYETREELEIKRKLQLKQGLPPVYDRSALLLTEQEKIHYEQEGRRPHFRFKLDRNEVVKWSDEVKGEINIATSHISDPVVKREDGIYTYMLPSVTDDVDFNVTHVVRGEDHVTNTAVQIQMIKALKAKIPIFTHLSLLHFDDSKISKRKGGLDIKSIREDETEPMALVSYLVKLGTSNPIEACACMQSLIDSFGIKKFSSASVQFSLSEVYKLNSKVLQQMPFEMVQGRLNQIGVDSSEFWYFIRNNIEKFSEVAKWWKICKSDIEPVILDKELIKIAFNALPQGDCNENTLSEWVKTIRQTVDIKAKDLFMQLRLALTGTETGPELAKLLIFIGKENIIARLKEK; encoded by the coding sequence ATGTTAACAAGATTCGCTCCAAGCCCAACTGGCTACCTCCACGTAGGAAACGTACGAACTGCTCTGGTTTGTTGGATGTACACACGTAATCAAAATGGAAAATTTTTACTCCGTTTTGATGATACTGACCTTCAGCGTTCAGATGTCAAATATATAAATAATATCATAGAAGACCTAAAATGGATTGGTATCGATTGGGATGCAAGTTTCAAGCAATCAGAGCGCTTTGAGCGCTATAACGAGGTGTTTTTGCAGTTAATAAAAGAAGGGCATATTTATGCATGCTATGAAACAAGAGAAGAGTTAGAAATTAAACGAAAATTGCAGTTAAAACAAGGACTTCCTCCTGTTTATGACAGAAGTGCATTGCTTCTAACTGAGCAAGAGAAAATCCATTATGAGCAAGAAGGACGAAGACCACATTTTAGATTTAAGTTGGATAGAAATGAAGTTGTTAAATGGAGTGATGAAGTTAAAGGTGAAATAAATATTGCAACAAGTCACATCAGCGATCCTGTGGTAAAAAGAGAAGATGGAATTTACACATACATGTTACCTTCTGTTACTGATGATGTTGACTTTAATGTAACCCATGTTGTACGCGGGGAAGATCATGTAACTAATACCGCAGTTCAGATCCAAATGATTAAAGCATTAAAAGCGAAAATTCCTATATTTACTCACCTTTCTCTACTACATTTTGATGATAGCAAGATATCGAAACGGAAAGGCGGGCTGGATATCAAGTCCATAAGAGAAGATGAGACTGAACCAATGGCGCTAGTTAGTTATTTAGTGAAGCTCGGAACATCCAATCCAATTGAAGCTTGCGCCTGTATGCAATCTTTGATTGACTCATTTGGCATTAAAAAATTTAGCTCAGCATCTGTACAATTCAGCTTGAGTGAAGTATACAAGCTAAATAGCAAAGTGCTGCAACAAATGCCATTTGAAATGGTGCAAGGCCGTTTAAATCAAATTGGAGTGGACTCCTCAGAGTTTTGGTATTTTATAAGGAACAATATAGAAAAGTTTTCTGAGGTGGCCAAGTGGTGGAAAATATGCAAATCTGATATAGAGCCTGTGATTCTTGATAAGGAGCTTATAAAAATTGCGTTCAATGCATTGCCTCAAGGCGATTGTAACGAAAACACATTATCAGAGTGGGTCAAAACTATTCGACAGACAGTGGATATAAAGGCAAAAGACTTATTTATGCAGTTGCGTTTAGCTTTAACAGGAACAGAAACAGGACCAGAGCTCGCTAAATTATTAATTTTTATCGGCAAAGAAAACATCATTGCAAGGTTAAAAGAAAAGTGA